In Euphorbia lathyris chromosome 9, ddEupLath1.1, whole genome shotgun sequence, the following are encoded in one genomic region:
- the LOC136206162 gene encoding arabinogalactan protein 13-like, which yields MEALKMRVFMAIVVVLMAISAVSAQESPAPSPASDATTFVPAAFASLVALAFGVFF from the coding sequence ATGGAGGCTTTGAAGATGAGAGTGTTCATGGCTATTGTTGTTGTCCTAATGGCTATTTCAGCCGTTTCAGCTCAGGAATCACCAGCTCCAAGCCCGGCTTCTGATGCTACTACTTTTGTACCGGCTGCTTTTGCTTCTCTTGTGGCTCTGGCTTTTGGggttttcttttaa